The following coding sequences lie in one Bacteroidota bacterium genomic window:
- a CDS encoding bifunctional phosphoglucose/phosphomannose isomerase, whose product MQKLVANFSKQLTEAIAIGSNAKLTASANNISNVLICGLGGSGIGGSIVAELVVGNATVPINVTKGYFIPAYVNQNTLVIISSYSGNTEETLNCMELAMAKNAKIVGITSSGKVLEICKAKNFDCIVVPGGMPPRSCLGYSLTQLFFVLGFHKIIRNNYKAELEAAVTLIDKEETSIISEARKIAATIQGKIPVIYATTYNEGIAIRFRQQLNENAKILCWHHIVPEMNHNELVGWTEKNENLSVLFFLDKDDYARNLARVDINKEVIKKHVSSITDIYSKGNSIIEKAIYFIHLGDWISVALAELRGVDAVEVNVINHLKSKLSEL is encoded by the coding sequence ATGCAAAAATTAGTCGCGAACTTTTCAAAACAATTGACAGAAGCCATTGCTATTGGCAGCAATGCAAAATTAACGGCTTCTGCCAACAACATTTCAAACGTATTGATCTGCGGATTGGGCGGTTCCGGTATTGGCGGGAGCATTGTTGCCGAGCTGGTTGTTGGAAATGCAACCGTTCCAATTAATGTTACCAAAGGATATTTTATTCCTGCCTATGTGAATCAAAACACCTTGGTGATTATTTCATCGTATTCGGGAAATACTGAAGAAACCTTGAATTGCATGGAACTGGCCATGGCAAAAAATGCAAAAATTGTAGGCATCACCTCTTCGGGGAAAGTATTGGAAATTTGCAAGGCTAAAAACTTCGACTGCATTGTTGTTCCCGGTGGAATGCCACCTCGCTCTTGCTTAGGCTATTCCTTAACACAATTATTTTTTGTTCTTGGTTTCCACAAAATCATCCGCAACAATTATAAAGCTGAATTAGAAGCTGCTGTAACATTAATCGACAAAGAAGAGACTTCGATTATTTCGGAAGCAAGAAAAATTGCAGCGACTATTCAAGGCAAAATTCCTGTTATTTATGCAACAACATATAATGAAGGAATTGCCATTCGTTTCCGTCAACAATTAAACGAAAACGCTAAAATTCTTTGCTGGCACCACATTGTGCCGGAAATGAACCATAATGAATTAGTAGGCTGGACAGAAAAAAACGAAAATTTAAGTGTCTTGTTCTTTTTAGATAAAGATGATTATGCTCGCAATTTAGCGCGTGTAGACATCAATAAAGAAGTCATTAAAAAACACGTTTCCTCCATTACCGATATTTATTCAAAAGGAAATTCCATTATTGAAAAAGCCATTTACTTCATTCACTTAGGCGATTGGATTTCTGTTGCCTTGGCTGAATTGAGAGGTGTTGATGCGGTGGAAGTGAATGTGATCAACCACTTGAAATCAAAGTTGTCGGAACTATAA
- the lipB gene encoding lipoyl(octanoyl) transferase LipB has protein sequence MPLVKYIDLGLMDYKEAWDYQENLFSGIVKTKVDNRSLPDNQQQLTNNYLLFCEHPHVYTLGNTGDKEHLLINEQQLQEKKATYYKINRGGDITYHGPGQIVGYPILDLDNFFTDIHKYLRFLEEMVIRTLAEYNIVAGRSKGETGVWLDADNPLKARKICAMGVRASRWVTMHGFAMNVNIDMDYFGNIIPCGIADKAVTSLDKELGHKVNEEEVKEKLKKHFADLFECEFT, from the coding sequence ATGCCTTTAGTTAAGTACATCGATCTTGGTTTAATGGACTACAAAGAAGCCTGGGATTACCAGGAAAATTTGTTTAGCGGCATTGTGAAAACCAAGGTAGATAATCGTTCCCTTCCCGACAACCAACAACAACTCACCAACAACTATTTATTATTCTGTGAACATCCGCATGTTTACACACTTGGCAATACAGGTGATAAAGAACATTTACTCATCAACGAGCAACAACTCCAAGAAAAAAAAGCGACCTACTACAAAATCAATCGCGGGGGCGATATCACGTATCATGGCCCCGGACAAATTGTTGGCTATCCCATTTTAGATCTCGATAATTTTTTTACCGACATTCATAAATACTTGCGTTTTCTGGAAGAAATGGTGATTCGCACCTTAGCAGAATACAACATTGTTGCCGGCAGAAGCAAAGGTGAAACCGGAGTTTGGTTGGATGCCGACAATCCGCTGAAAGCCAGAAAAATTTGTGCAATGGGCGTAAGAGCCAGCCGATGGGTCACCATGCATGGTTTTGCAATGAATGTCAACATCGATATGGATTATTTTGGAAATATTATCCCTTGCGGAATTGCAGATAAAGCAGTAACTTCATTGGATAAAGAACTCGGACATAAAGTAAACGAGGAAGAAGTAAAAGAAAAATTAAAAAAGCATTTTGCAGATTTATTCGAATGTGAATTCACATAA
- a CDS encoding MerR family transcriptional regulator, giving the protein MCKFSIKDLEKLSGVKAHTLRIWEQRYGILKPHRTDTNIRWYCNEELKNILNVSLLNNHGYKISKIAELTKAEIASEVTKIVDSEINECEQVSSLIISMVEMDEQRFEKIISNQILHKGFANTIEEVIYPFLHKIGVMWQTGSINPAQEHFISNLIRQKIIVAIDGQAVVETPNSKKFLLYLPEDELHEISLLYFTYLLKSKGHLPTYLGQSVPVLDVQRVVEIKNSEYIVSVLTHSMDSIQGYVNQLSTTFPDKTILLSGYQIFSNEITVPANVKTFKTPAELLALIS; this is encoded by the coding sequence ATTTGCAAGTTTTCAATAAAAGATTTAGAAAAGCTCTCCGGTGTAAAAGCACATACGCTGCGCATTTGGGAGCAACGCTACGGAATTTTGAAACCCCACCGTACGGATACAAACATCCGATGGTATTGCAACGAAGAACTGAAAAACATACTGAATGTTAGTTTATTAAACAACCACGGGTATAAGATTTCAAAAATTGCAGAATTAACAAAGGCGGAGATTGCTTCGGAAGTAACCAAAATTGTAGACAGCGAAATCAACGAATGCGAACAAGTTAGCAGCTTGATTATTTCGATGGTGGAAATGGATGAACAACGTTTCGAAAAAATTATTTCCAATCAGATTTTACACAAAGGATTTGCGAATACCATCGAAGAAGTCATCTATCCTTTTCTACATAAAATTGGTGTGATGTGGCAAACCGGAAGCATCAATCCCGCTCAAGAACATTTTATTTCTAATTTAATACGACAAAAAATTATTGTTGCGATTGACGGCCAAGCAGTAGTTGAAACACCAAATTCAAAAAAATTCTTACTCTATTTGCCGGAAGACGAACTGCATGAAATCAGTTTACTCTATTTTACGTATTTGTTAAAGTCAAAAGGACATTTACCAACCTATTTGGGCCAATCGGTTCCCGTTCTTGATGTTCAAAGAGTGGTGGAAATCAAGAATTCAGAGTACATCGTTTCGGTTTTAACCCATTCGATGGACTCAATACAAGGCTATGTGAATCAGCTTTCGACCACTTTCCCTGACAAGACGATCTTATTATCTGGTTATCAGATCTTTTCGAATGAAATCACCGTTCCTGCCAACGTCAAAACATTCAAAACTCCTGCCGAGCTTCTTGCTTTAATTTCTTAA